In one Rhopalosiphum padi isolate XX-2018 chromosome 3, ASM2088224v1, whole genome shotgun sequence genomic region, the following are encoded:
- the LOC132925772 gene encoding 52 kDa repressor of the inhibitor of the protein kinase-like, producing MSLDLENCVGIGTDGCSVMISQLRGAVCNETNRVSKVQKHCINAVHSPCSNHALNLSISKSSDVQLNNLKECKRSIISLCETRWVERHTSIFEFQSCLSEIIESLTDISEWTDHISSSKAKTLLMAVTCCDFIITLFALTDVLSVTLPASRLLQSYDRDIAEASDIIDGIILTLSGKRSNCESDFSQLFEQSKNVMNKLDIDLKLPRIAKRQIQRSNTPAQSLEEYYRRVLYIPLLENISEDLQSRFLSTKTKTTFILMLLIPSNVLNISNDKKHELLQAVTNHYAYLDINILEFQGEIELWKTKWIESKNECKTIPENVLESITQCNKILFPGIRKILIILATLPVSVASAERSFSTLRRLKTWLRSQIGQERLTGLALLHVHRDIELDAWKIIDRFAEHKRFKEFVL from the exons ATGTCACTAGATCTTGAAAACTGTGTTGGTATTGGAACAGATGGATGTTCGGTCATGATCTCTCAACTTCGTGGTGCTGTTTGTAACGAGACAAACAGAGTGTCCAAG GTccaaaaacattgtataaatGCTGTACACAGTCCCTGTTCTAACCAcgcattaaatttatcaatttcaaaGTCATCAGACGTACAGCTT aaCAATCTTAAAGAATGCAAACGTTCCATAATTAGTTTATGCGAAACAAGGTGGGTTGAACGTCATACTAGCATTTTTGAATTTCAGTCTTGTTTGTCAGAAATTATAGAAAGTTTAACTGACATATCTGAATGGACTGACCATATTTCTTCGTCAAAAGCTAAAACACTTTTAATGGCTGTAACTTgttgtgattttattattaccttattTGCATTAACCGACGTTTTAAGTGTTACACTACCAGCCAGTAGACTTTTGCAAAGTTACGATAGAGACATTGCAGAAGCATCTGATATAATCGATGGTATTATACTTACCCTCTCTGGAAAACGATCTAATTGTGAATCGGACTTTTCACAATTATTTGAACAAAGTAAGAATGTTATGAATAAATTGgacattgatttaaaattaccaAGAATTGCCAAACGCCAAATACAAAGATCTAATACTCCTGCTCAATCACTAGAAGAATATTATCGTCGAGTTTTATATATTCCATTACTTGAAAACATTTCAGAAGACTTGCAGTCACGTTTTCTTAgtacaaaaactaaaacaacatttatattGATGCTGCTTATACCATCCAATGTTTTAAACATATCAAATGACAAAAAACACGAACTTCTTCAGGCTGTAACAAATCACTATGCATACttggatataaatattttagaatttcaaGGAGAAATAGAACTATGGAAAACCAAATGGATTGAAAGTAAAAATGAAT gtaaaacAATTCCTGAAAACGTACTAGAATCAATTACtcaatgtaataaaatactatttcccGGGATCagaaaaatactgataatattagcTACTTTGCCAGTAAGTGTTGCTTCCGCAGAGAGGAGTTTTTCGACGTTACGCAG attaaaaactTGGTTAAGAAGTCAAATTGGACAGGAAAGATTGACTGGTTTGGCACTGTTGCATGTACATCGCGATATAGAATTAGATGCATGGAAAATAATAGATCGGTTTGCAGAACACAAACGCTTTAAAGAATttgttttatag